GTCACGTTCCGCAACATCGACAGCTTCGATTACACGGGCACGGAGCAGGGGGACACGATCGACGGCCGGTTCACCCCGACCAACGTGCCGCACGACCTGAACACGGTGGCCCTGCGTGGTTTCGACGGCGACGATCAGTTCCTCCTCTTCACGTCGAACCAATGGGGCGGGGTCACCCCGGTGACGGAACTGCCATTCACCCGCGTGGCCAGCGGCGTGGGGACGATCAGTCTGTACGGCAACGATGGTGAAGATATCTTCGGCGAAACTCCGGCCCCGGTCATCGGGAACACGGGAGCCATGCACGTGGGCCTAGCCGTCCCCGCCACGACGCGGCTGATTCGTCCGACCACGGCCGCGACTGCGGGGGGAAGCACCATCTTCATCGACGGTGGCGATCCGGTACCGGCGCTCAATCAGGCCGGCGATACGGTCGGCGATGTGCTGAACCTGGATGTCACGGACGTGCCGAAGAACACGGCGATGATCGTGGGAGCCGGTTCGTCGGGGAACGTCCTCAGCGCCAACACGGCCCCCTTCAGTTGGGTCAGCATCGAAGACCTCAACCTGGTCGACAACGGCAAGCTGACGGGCGTGCAGATCGGCGACGTGTTCGGCCGCGGGACCACGGGGAACGACCTGATGCAGATCTCGGCCAATGCCACGGCCGCGCTTCCGCATCAGGTGCGGGTGCGCATCGGCGGCGCGATCATGAACTACAACGTGCCGGGCAAGGCCGTGCTGTACGGCGGCAACGGAGTCGACACGATGTCGCAGACCACGGCCAAGATCCCGGCCGTGTTCTATGGCGAAGCGGGCAACGATTCGCTGGCGGGGGGCTCGAACAACGACTGGCTGGTGGGTGGCGACGGGAACGACCAGATCACGGGTGGCGAAGGCCAGAACGTGATCTGGGGAGATAACGCGCCAACGAATCCGGGCGACCCGACCCCGCAAGACTTCCAAGGCCTGAACGACGGTAACGACACGATCAGTTCGGGCAACGGAGCCGACGTGATCTATGCCGGTGGTGGCCACGACGTGGTGAACTCCGGTGGGGGCAACGACTACATCCATGCCGGGGCTGGTAACGACAGCGTCGATGCCGGAGCCGGAGACGACCGGGTGTATGGCTACAGCGGCAACGATACGCTGCAAGGCAACAGCGGCAACGACCTGCTGTCGGGCGGCGACGGTAACGATTGGCTACTGGGTCACTCGGGGAACAACGTGCTGATCGGCGGCACGGGGAGCGACACGCTCTCGGGTGGGGACGGCAACGACCTGCTGATCACCGGTGGGCTGGGCGGTGAAGAGAACAGCACCTGGACTTCGGCTCCCAACACGATGACCTATGCGGCGAACACCTACAGCGACCCAATGGATAACGATGCAGCCCTGCTCGCACTCCTGACGGCCTGGCAGCTGAACTCCAACGCCGCTGCACCACCGCCCGAAGTGCTTGCCCTGCTCCCCATCATCGCGCCCGACGGCTCGGACGACGACGCCTGGGGCGGCAACGGCAGCGACCTCTTCAGCTGGGACGCCGCCGACATGGCCGACGAATCCCTCACCGCCCCCGGCCCCAACGACTTCAACAACCCCGCCACAGGACCAGACGTCCGACTGATCTAAACCAGCGACACAAAAAAACAGCTTGAGCAGAAGTGAAACTTCTGCTCAAGCTACGGCTGGTCTTTGGAAAGTCTTGTAGGAGAGGTAGGGCTTAGCTCGCGCCGTCCTTTTCGAAGCTGAGCGTTAGTTGCGGATCGCGACGATCGCTTTGGGGATTCAGTTCCTTGTAGAGAAGGCTCGGCTGAATATCGCGATTGTGCTGGTACTTATCGCTACAATACTCAGTGATGCTGCCGGTAATCTGATGATAGAAGATCTGGCAGATCGGCACGCCGGGATAGATACGAATCGGCTGGACGGCGAACATTTCGAGGGTCCAATAGCCAGCAAAGCCTACGTCCCCAAAGCCGGCAGTCACATGCACAAACAGGCCAAGCCGACCGATCGAAGAGCGGCCTTCAATCATCGGAACGAAATTGTGCGTTTCGGTTCGCTCGACGGTCCTGGCCAGATAGAGCTTTTGCGGCGCGAGAACCAGACCTTCAGGAGGAATTCGCATGCGCCGCGTACGATTGGGCTGAGCCATATCGAGCACGACTTCCTCGTACGTGATTAACTCATCGTGCAGCGTCAGATTATAGCTGTTGGGATTGAGCCGCTCCGGTTCGAAGGGCTCGATGCAAATATCTTTGCCCAAGCGTTTGCGAATCTCTTCACCGGAAAGGATCATGATTCACCCATAGCGGCTGCGGTGGTTGCGGGCGCGTCATTGTAGCCTGCGAACTTCATTCCGGAGAGACGACGTCCAATTTTTCGTGGGCTCATCGGCAAGCTACGACTAATCCGGCAGTGGTTGGCCCTTCGTTTCGGGCGCGAACCAGATAATGACCATGCCAAGCACATAGACCAGGCTGATCGTGGAGCAGGCGAGTGCGTGACCGTGGGGAATCACCAGGCTGCCGAGCATCACGTCGGTATCGAACAGCTTCAAAAGATTGCCGACCTGCAACACACCAATAGCGGCGAGGATGCGGCCAAAGTTAAAGCTGAATCCCTGGCCGGTTGCCCGGACATTCGTGCTGAAAAGTTCAGGCAAGTAAAGTGGCAACCAGCCATAGAACGAGGCGGTACAAGTGCCCGCAATAAAGGCCCAAATCAATAGAGGAGTGCCGTAACTCGTATTGAGCAAATAGAGCCCCCACACCGACAGCAAAGAGGTCAAGCAGAGCAGGAAGAAAGCGGTGCGCCGACCGAGCCAATCACCCATGAAGGCCGCGGCCAACGTACCAATGATCGCCCCGACAGAGAGCCAAATCAGCGTGTACTCGCGAGCTCGCAACTTGGGACGTTGGAGCGAGGCCGCTTCTTCTGTTTTTCCCTCGGCAACGAGCTGTTGCTTGGTCTTGTTGAAATCGGCTTCGGTCAACTTATCGGCCCAACTGGGGGCCTGTTGCGTCGAACCCCAAGTCCCGAGCAGCGCGACGCCGCTGAGCGTGGCACCCAGCAACATTCGCTGCATCGTGCCGGCCCAGGGTGCCGAAGTTCCGGCGGAGTGAATTGCATGCCGCTGGAAGTAGCGAACCACGGGATAGGTGTAACCAACAAGCGCGATGGCGAGCCCCAAGATCGTGCCGACGATTCGCAGCACATTGCCATGTTCGAACAGGACGGTTTCGGTACCGGGTTGATAGGTACGATCGAAGGCCCAGAGATAGACGATCATAAATGGGCCGATGAGCCCAATCAGCACGCCGAACAAATCTTGCGATGCCCAGTGTGAAGTCGTTCCCTTTTCCTGCTCGTGTTCCCACTTTTCCGACTCTGGCACAAAGACGCGAATGAGAAACGTCAGCAGGGCTGGCAACGTGCCCGCGATCATCATCAGCCGCCAACCGTCGTTACGTACGAGCATCGTGACGGTGCTGGCGGGCAAGCCGATGCTGAGCATAGTTTCTTCCATCCCCTGGATCACGCCGAGCAGGCCAAGACCCAAAAAGCCAACGAGCAGATAGCCCACGTTTGCGGCGGCACCAATCAAACCTGCCATGAAAGCCCGCGATTTGTTAGGCCAAACTTCCATCACCAGCGCGACACCCAGCGACCACTCGCCACCCATGCCGAGTGCGGCGATGAATCGCAACACGCCGACTTGCCAGGCTTCGCCAGCGAAGCCGCAAAGTCCGGTAAATAAGGCGTAAGTGAGCACGCTGAGGGTCATCGCGCGGACGCGGCCAATGCGATCGCCAAGCCAACCGAATACAACGCCGCCCGTCGCTGCGCCCACGAGAAACGATGCGATGATGACGTTGAACCAAAGCCCAACTGTTTGCTCGTTGGCTGTGGGCATCAGGTCCATCACCGCTTTGCGGCCGACGAGGCTGAAAATGCCCATCTCGGCCCCGTCAAACATCCAGCCTAACAACGCGGCGGTCAGCGCCATCCAGCGGCCGTGGGCGTTGTCCTTGGGTGGGTCCGTCGGCGCGGGCGAAATCACTTGGGGAGATTTGTGCTTGGCTTCGGAGGCGGGGCGGGTAGTCACATTGGCCATGATGGGCCGTTCCTCAAACAGGCAATTCGGGGAGAGCGGGGAAGCCGCGATTGTAGCCCGCGAGGCCCACCGCGTCACGCGACCAAAGTGCCGCCGAGCCGAAACTTCTGCAGCAAATGGCAGAAAATCCCGGCAATGTTCCAGGCATCGTCGTGCCCCCGGTGATGCGTCCCTTCCAGCGGCAAGCCAATTCGCTCGCAAGCTTCATCGAGCCCCATTTCGCCGTTGTCGCCATAGGCGACGGCAAAGAGCGTCTTGATATTGAGGTGCCCGACACCGAACGGATAAGGAACGGTAAGTTCCTTGCAGACTCGTTCGAACTGCCGGCGGTCGTAGTCCCCCCAACTGGCCCACAATCGATCGGGCGAACGATACTCTTTTTTCAAAATGCCGACCGCATCGGCCAAAGTGCCAGCCGCGCGAAAGTGCTCGTCGGTGAGCGTGGTCAACTTCGTACAGAACTCACTGATCTTGCTACGAATTGGTTTGATGAGAAGACTCCGCTTTTCTAATCGCGCGAGCTTTTTCACATCGACGGGGCAAAGACCAACTTCGATAATCTCGCTGATTTGCCCCGCGGGTGGATAGCCTTGCCAACAGGTGGATTCGATATCGACGACAAGAACTTGATCGAAGAGTTTGGCCATGAACGAATTCTAGCGACGAACGAGCAACTCGTCCCGAGGCGTAGCAGCATTCACCCGTATTCCGCTACATTTGAGCGCTATGAAAATGCTCATTCGTCATGCTCAGGTGGTGTTACCGACGGAAACCATCGCTACGTCGGTGCTCGTGGAAAATGGCAAGATCGCAGCTGTCGATGCGGCGATTCACACGCAGGCCGATGAAATTATCGATGCTGCCGGCCTGCATCTCATTCCCGGCGTGGTGGACGACCAGGTTCATTTCCGCGAACCCGGGCTGACGCATAAAGAGGATCTCACCACGGCCACCCGCGCCTGTGCCAAGGGAGGCGTTACTACCTTTCTGGAGATGCCGAATACCAATCCCACCACCACCTCCGTCGCGGCGCTACACGACAAGTTGGCGCTCGCGGCCAACAAATGTTTGGTGAACTACGGTTTCTATATTGGCGCGACCACCAGCAATGTCAGCGAATTGAAGGCAGCCAGGCGAACGCCGGGGATCAAGATCTTCATCGGCTCTAGTACCGGCAATATGCTGGTCGATGAACAGGCGGCGCTCGAAGCGATCTTTGCCGAGACATCGCTCCCCATCTGCGCCCACTGCGAAGACGAAACAACCGTGCGCGCCAACAGCGCCAAGTTCGCCGACACGCACGACGTGGCCGATCACAGCCGCATTCGCGACCATCAAGCAGCGGTGATTGCCACGCGCCGCGCAATCGAGCTGGCTCATCGGCACGGGCATCGGTTTCATGTGCTGCATGTTTCAACGGCAGACGAAGTACCGCTGCTCGTCGACCATCGCGGGCTGATTACGGCCGAAGTCTGCCCGCATCATTTGTTTTTTAATGTCGACGACTATGCCCGCCTCGGCACACTCGTGCAAATGAATCCCTCGCTCAAGACATCGGCCGATTGCCGTGGCTTGTGGCAAGCACTGCAAGACGGGCTGATTCAGGTTATCGCCACCGATCATGCCCCGCATACGCTGGAAGAGAAGAAGCTTCCCTATTCGCCCGGCCACGGCGGCAGTCCATCGGGATTACCCGCGGTCGAGAACAGCCTGGCGCTGCTGCTGAATCAGGTAAATCAAGGCCGTTGCACGTTGCAGCAGGTCGTTCACTGGATGTGCGATGCCCCGGCTCGCGTTTGGGACATTATGAACAAAGGACGGATTGAGCCCGGTTACGATGCCGACCTGGTGCTGGTCGATTTGAACAAGACTGCCACTATTCGCAACGAAGAACAAGAAACCAAGAATCGCTGGAGCCCTTGGCACGGCGAAACACTCACCGGATGGCCCGTTCGCACTTGGGTCATGGGGCAGGAGGTTTTTCGCGCTGATAGCAGTGGTTCCCGGATCAATTCACAAGTCCGCGGACAGGAAGCCACCTTCGACCACGCCCGGGGCGGATACTGGTCAACAACATCACCGTAGGCGAGTCATTCCATGACTCGCGGACTCAGTCACGGAGTGACTGAGTAACAAGAAGAGGCTACGAGGCTGGACCACCTTTGCCTCAACTTCCGGTGGGGCGGTGGTCGACAGTAATTCCAGATGCCTTGATTCTCGCGATTGTGCCACCTACTATTTCCCGAGAGTCGGCATTCCCGCCCGCAAAGTTTGCCTCACTGTTCGCGTCAACCACTTTGGATGCCTACCATGCCTGCTTGCGTCCTTCTGCTGGCCCATCACTTCGAGCAGTGTACCGGCTGATCAATCACGCTCCCTGAATCAGGCGAGCCCGTTGATCACCGCCGTCGCACTTTTCTCGTTTCTGCTGGTGACGCCCTCTTGCTGGAGCTGAGTATGGCTTCCGACTTTCGGCTGAAGGAACAACTCCCTCGCCTGACCGACCGCATCGTGGCCACTTATAAATGCGCCGGTGCGGTCCATTATTTGGGCCATTGCCCGCTCCCCAACTACGACGAGATCATCGAGTGCGTGGCGGATCTGAAAGACATTCTCTATCCCGGTTATCGTCGCCGCGAAGGTTTGCACATTGGCAACGTGACCTATCACGTCGGTGACATCATCGATGGCTTGCACGACAAGCTCACGCGGCAAATTGCCCGCGCCCTGCAGCACGATGACCGCGTCAACGGCGGCAATACCTGCGATCCAGAGACCGACTACGAAGCCAAGGGCCAGGCGATGGCGATTGCGTTTCTCGAACGCATTCCCTACCTGCGCGAAATCCTCGGCACCGATGCCCGCGCGGCCTACGATGGAGATCCCGCCTGCCGCAGCATCGACGAAGTCGTGTTTTGCTATCCGGGGCTTGAAGCGATCACCGTCCATCGCATCGCGCACGAAATGCGCAAGCTGGGTGTGCCATTCATTCCACGCATGATGAGCGAGTGGTCGCACAAGCAGACCGGCATCGATATTCACCCGGGTGCGATTATCGGCCATCACTTCTTCATCGATCACGGCACCGGTGTCGTCGTTGGTGAAACGTGCGAGATCGGCAACAACGTCAAGCTTTACCAAGGCGTGACGCTCGGTGCCCTCAGCTTTGCCACCGATGACGACGGCAACCTGGTCCGCGGCCACAAGCGGCATCCCACGCTGGAAGATGGCGTGGTGATCTATGCGAACGCCACGGTTCTCGGCGGTCGCACGGTCGTCGGGCATCACTCGGTCATCGGTTCCAGCGTCTGGCTGACGCATAGTGTCGAGCCGCATACGACAGTCGTCATGGAAAAGCCGAAGCTCCGGATTCGCGCGGAAGTGCCCGACGAACTGAAGCCGGAACTGAACTACCAAATCTGAGCGTGGCAACCCGAGGCGTTGACGTCGTGTTGCCAAATATCAACGCCTGTTGTCTTTTGGCAACGTCTCTTGGCAACATCGCGCTTCAGGTTTGAAACATCGGTTCACTCAGGCAGCACTCGGCGGTTGAAAAAAACAGCCGAAACCCGCCGTCTTTTCAGGGCTTACGCTTTCGCCCCGGCAGATTAGCCTTCTGTCGCCAGCGATTGGTACGAAGTGTGCATTACGGGAGTGCTGTCTCGTGTTGCCTCCGCGCCGCACCCCGGACAAACTTCCTAGACAGAGAACAGGTGGGCTCATGGTTTGGTTGAAGAAGCAGTTTGGTAAACGTTCGGATCGCCGCGGCGTGTTGACCCTCGAATGGATTCTGCTCGTCACGGTGCTCGTGATTGGTGTGATTGGTGGCCTGGGGGCCGTCCGCAACGCGACCGTCGCCGAGCTTGGCGACCTGGCCGAAGCCATCGAAGCTCTGAATGTGAAGACTCAAGCAGAACAAGCAGAGGAACTCACCGAACCGTAGATCGCACTTGCAAAACATCCTTGGGAACACGCCACCGCTTGCGAATGCCCGAATGTGCGAGCGGCTAATCGTTGGACCTGCCACAGGAACGGAAAGCAAGCAAAACCAGGTTTGGACTTCGCCCAGTCCGCCCTGGCGTCTGCCCTTGGGGCCTCTTAAGCTGAGATGGTTCGCCACTCAGCTTAAGGGGCCCAGCTTTTTTTGGTGCCTCACATTTCGAAGCCCAGCGTTTCAGACTTAGCGGCATGCGGCACCTCTATCTCGATTACAACTCCACCACGCCGATTGCTCCTAGCGTGCAGGAGTCGATGCTCCCCTTTTTGGCCGAGCACTTTGGCGATCCCGCTAACAACCACTCGACGGGTCGCGCCTGTCGCGAAGCGGTTGCCGATGCTCGTGGCCAACTGGCCCATCTGCTCGGTGCCGATGCCGAAGAAATCGTCTTCACCAGCGGCGGCACCGAAAGCAACAATCTGGCCCTCCTCGGCACGATGCTGCGCCATCAACCAGGGGCCGGCGGCCACCTGATCATCTCGGCCATCGAGCACGACAGCGTCGCCGAGCCAGCTAAGTTTCTCGAACGTCTCGGGTACGATGTCACCGTGGTTGGCGTCACGGGCCAAGGGGTCGTGCAACCCTCGGCCATCCAGGCTGCCCTGCGCGACGACACCGTGCTCGCCAGCATCATGCACGCCAATCACGAGACGGGCGTCATTCAACCCCTGCGGCAAATTGCCGAGTTCTGTCACGCGCGGAACGTACTGCTGCATACCGATGCTTCGCAAAGCGTCGGCAAGATTCGCACCTTCGTCGACGAACTCGATGTCGACCTGCTCACCGTTGCCGGGCACAAGGTCTATGCCCCCAAAGGCATCGGCGCTCTCTTCGTTCGCCGCGGCGTTCCGCTCGAACCTCTCCTGCGCGGCAGCGGACAAGAGCGAGGCTTGCGGGGCGGTATCGAAAACACGCCAGCCATCGTCGGACTCGGTCGGGCTGCGATGCTCGCCGCGCGTGCGCTCGAAGAATCCCCCGATCGCCTGGAACAACTGCGCGATCAACTCTTCAGTCTGTTGCAAGCGGCAATTGGCGACGAATTGATCCTGCACGGGCAACTGGCCACTCGCCTCCCCAATACGCTCAGTTTGAGTTTTCCCGGCGTCGCCGCGCACGAGTTACTCGCGCGCGTACCGGAACTATGCGCTCACACTTGTGGTGGTTCCCACACCGATGCCCGGGCCAACTCGCCCACCCTGGCCGCGATGGGAATCGATCCCCAAACGGCTCGCCAAACGCTCCGCCTCAGCCTGGGTTGGTACACCGCGCCAGAAGACATCTCCCGCGCTGCCAATTTGCTGCTCGGCGCCTGGGAATCGCTGCGGGAATAAACATCTCGTCTCCCGACATTGCGCCTGATTGTTCGGCCTCTTTTAGCTGGCCTCTTATTGCACAGGGGTTTATCAACACCCCCCTTTTGCGGACATCGTCGTCAACCCGTTTTGCAGCAACGAATTGCGCCCAAATTTCCAATCCTGAAATCATCCTATCTGTTGATAAACCTCACCAGTGCAACTTCCTGCGATTGGCTCCTTGCCCGCCAAGCCAAGAAATAATTCGCCGCTTCGCGCGGACTGTATCCGCGCGAGCCCACGCGTTCCTTTCACCGTGTTGCCAAATAGCTACTTAGATTGTCTTCAGTTAGTGATTACTTGTCAAGTATCTATGGACTATATGTAGTTGCTGTTTTAACCCGGCTGTTCGACGTGAGACGACGCGCTCGCTCCTTCTCAATCACCTGTGCCAGCGAACACCGACCGACCGCCATCGACGGGCAAGCAGACGCCGGTCAAAAAATCGTTCTCCAGAAAGTGGAGCACTGCTTGGGCCACATGCTGTGGCGTTCCTTCGCGCTTGACGAGCGTACCGGCAATGGCCGCGGCCCGTTCCGCCTCGGGTAGCTCAGCGGGCAACATCACCGGCCCGGGTTGAATGCAATTGACGCGCACGCGCGGATTGCGGTGGGCCAGTTCCACGGCAAAGGTGCGCGTGAGTGCGGGAATCGCCCCCTTCGACGGAAAATAAGCAGCGTAATTCAGGTAGGGCCGAATCGTCGCCCAATCGCCAAACGTCACAAGGCAGCCCCCCGTCGCTTGTTTTACCATCGCCAGTCCGGCGTGTTGGCAGCAGAGGAATGTCGCCAGCGTATTCACTTCCAGATAGTGCCGCACATCGGCTGCGGTCACCTCTTCCAGCTTCTTCGGCTGCCAGATGGCCGCCGTATGCACCAGCGCATCGAGCTGGCCGTATTCACTCAGCACATCGGCCATCAGTTTTTTCACCGCCGTTTCATCGGCCAGGTCGCCTGCGAATGCGTTAGCTTCCCAGCCGCGCGAACGAAACTCCTTCACAGTCTCGGCGGCTTCCTGCGCAGAAGTGCGATAGTGAATGGCCAGTGAATACCCGCGCGCGCCGAGCGCTTCGGCCACGTGCCAACCGACGCGCTGCTTGCCGCTGCCGGTGATGAGAGCCACTTTACGATCGGTCATGCTACTGCCTGTTCTCTGGCGAGAGGATGGTTTGGTGCAGACAGTTTAGTAGCTGCACACGAGGCGAACAGTGTCTAGCCAACTTGACGCTCCCCCATGAGTCCCTACGATGCCAGAACGGCCCCAGGAAAGCGGGGCTTCCTTCTCAAAGCAACGATCGCCACTTGGCATACGAGCGCAGGATATCATGGCAAAAAAAGCGACCTCGCAACCACTGCTCGCCGGCTTCGACGATCCTGCGCCTGCGCCCGCAGTAGCCATTACACCAACACCCGCGACGATCCTGCCTACAGTGCCAGTGGATCACGCGGCACTCGATACGCACGCCGTGGTGGTCAACGAAGCGGCGCTCGCGAAAGCTCCTGCGAACGAACCGCTGAGCCTCAAGGGAAAGCGAGTTTATCTCGTCGATGCCTATTCGCTCATCTATCAAGTGTTTCATGCGCTGCCCGAGATGACCGGCCCTTCCGGCCAGCCCGTCGGGGCGGCGCATGGCTTCGTCCGCGACATGCTCGACCTGATCGAGAACCGCGGAGCCGATTTGTTGATCGCTGCCTTCGACCATCCGAGTGCTACGTTTCGCACGGAACTTTACACCGAGTACAAGGCCAATCGGCAGGAGATGCCGGTCGACTTGCAGCCGCAGATTCCGCTCATTAAGCAGTTCATGGATGCGCTGGGCATTCCCGCGCTGGCGCTCGCAGGTTACGAAGCCGACGACCTGCTCGCAACCCTCGCCCTGCAGGCGCACGAAGCCGGCGCGGAGTGCCTGATTGTGACGAGCGACAAGGATTGCCGTCAGCTGATTACCGATAACGTCCGGCTCTACAACATTCGCAAGAACGAAGCGATGGACGCGGCCGGCCTGCTCGAGGTGTGGGGCATTCGGCCGAATCAGGTCGTCGATTTTCAATCGCTGGTCGGGGACTCGGTCGACAACGTCCCCGGCATTCCAGGCATTGGTCCCAAAACGGCCACGACCTTGTTGCAAAAGTACGAAACGCTCGAAGGGGTCTACGAGCATCTGGATGAACTGAAAGGAAAACAGCGGGAGAATATCGAGAAAGGGCGCGAGTCGGCCTTCATGAGCCGCGATCTCGTGCGGCTCAAGGCCGATCTCGAACTTGACTTTAATTGGAGCATCGGCCTGATCGGCGGCATGCAACCCGCAGTCCTTGCCGAACTCAATCGCCACGCCGGCTTCAAGCAACTGGCCAAGCGGATGGAATCGCTCGCGGCAAAATTCGCCGGCGATGCTCTGCCCACCGCGCCCGGGCCGACGCATGACTTCAGCTCGGCAGAGTTTGTTGCCAAGCGAGAAATCGTGGCCAGTTCCCCCGCGGCGGAAGTTGTCTCGCGCCCCATGGTCGCCACGGCCGATCCGTGGATCGTCGACTATCGCACCGTCGCCACGGTGGAACAACTCGACGAACTGATCGAGCAGATGAAGCAGCAGAAGGAAATCGTCATCGATACCGAGACGACTTCGCTCCGTGCGCGACAGGCCGAGATTGTTGGCTATTCCTTCTGCTGGACTCCAGGCGTCGCTTATTACCTGCCCGTTCGCGCGCCAGCTGGTGAGACAGTTATCGATCCGCAACTCGCACTCGAGAAACTGCGCCCCGTGCTCGAAGACCCGCAGATTGCCAAGGTGGGCCAGAACATCAAGTACGATCAGTTGATTCTACGCTCCGCCGGTGTGACACTGCGCGGCGTGGCCTTCGATACGATGGTCGCCGACTATCTGATCGATCCGGGCGAGCGGAGTCATAACCTCGACGACCTGGCTGTGCGGCATCTGGGGCACCAAAACATCACCATCGATACACTGATCGGCACGGGTAAAAACCAGAAGCGCATGGACGAAGTGCCGGTGGCCATCATCACGCAGTACGCGGCCGAAGATGCCGATGTGCCCCTGCGGTTGAAGGCCGTGCTCGAACCGCGACTGGCCGAGCAGGATTTGCTGCCGCTGTTTCACGAACTGGAG
Above is a window of Anatilimnocola aggregata DNA encoding:
- the epsC gene encoding serine O-acetyltransferase EpsC; translation: MASDFRLKEQLPRLTDRIVATYKCAGAVHYLGHCPLPNYDEIIECVADLKDILYPGYRRREGLHIGNVTYHVGDIIDGLHDKLTRQIARALQHDDRVNGGNTCDPETDYEAKGQAMAIAFLERIPYLREILGTDARAAYDGDPACRSIDEVVFCYPGLEAITVHRIAHEMRKLGVPFIPRMMSEWSHKQTGIDIHPGAIIGHHFFIDHGTGVVVGETCEIGNNVKLYQGVTLGALSFATDDDGNLVRGHKRHPTLEDGVVIYANATVLGGRTVVGHHSVIGSSVWLTHSVEPHTTVVMEKPKLRIRAEVPDELKPELNYQI
- a CDS encoding SDR family NAD(P)-dependent oxidoreductase; this encodes MTDRKVALITGSGKQRVGWHVAEALGARGYSLAIHYRTSAQEAAETVKEFRSRGWEANAFAGDLADETAVKKLMADVLSEYGQLDALVHTAAIWQPKKLEEVTAADVRHYLEVNTLATFLCCQHAGLAMVKQATGGCLVTFGDWATIRPYLNYAAYFPSKGAIPALTRTFAVELAHRNPRVRVNCIQPGPVMLPAELPEAERAAAIAGTLVKREGTPQHVAQAVLHFLENDFLTGVCLPVDGGRSVFAGTGD
- a CDS encoding MFS transporter gives rise to the protein MANVTTRPASEAKHKSPQVISPAPTDPPKDNAHGRWMALTAALLGWMFDGAEMGIFSLVGRKAVMDLMPTANEQTVGLWFNVIIASFLVGAATGGVVFGWLGDRIGRVRAMTLSVLTYALFTGLCGFAGEAWQVGVLRFIAALGMGGEWSLGVALVMEVWPNKSRAFMAGLIGAAANVGYLLVGFLGLGLLGVIQGMEETMLSIGLPASTVTMLVRNDGWRLMMIAGTLPALLTFLIRVFVPESEKWEHEQEKGTTSHWASQDLFGVLIGLIGPFMIVYLWAFDRTYQPGTETVLFEHGNVLRIVGTILGLAIALVGYTYPVVRYFQRHAIHSAGTSAPWAGTMQRMLLGATLSGVALLGTWGSTQQAPSWADKLTEADFNKTKQQLVAEGKTEEAASLQRPKLRAREYTLIWLSVGAIIGTLAAAFMGDWLGRRTAFFLLCLTSLLSVWGLYLLNTSYGTPLLIWAFIAGTCTASFYGWLPLYLPELFSTNVRATGQGFSFNFGRILAAIGVLQVGNLLKLFDTDVMLGSLVIPHGHALACSTISLVYVLGMVIIWFAPETKGQPLPD
- the dcd gene encoding dCTP deaminase, translated to MILSGEEIRKRLGKDICIEPFEPERLNPNSYNLTLHDELITYEEVVLDMAQPNRTRRMRIPPEGLVLAPQKLYLARTVERTETHNFVPMIEGRSSIGRLGLFVHVTAGFGDVGFAGYWTLEMFAVQPIRIYPGVPICQIFYHQITGSITEYCSDKYQHNRDIQPSLLYKELNPQSDRRDPQLTLSFEKDGAS
- a CDS encoding dihydroorotase — translated: MKMLIRHAQVVLPTETIATSVLVENGKIAAVDAAIHTQADEIIDAAGLHLIPGVVDDQVHFREPGLTHKEDLTTATRACAKGGVTTFLEMPNTNPTTTSVAALHDKLALAANKCLVNYGFYIGATTSNVSELKAARRTPGIKIFIGSSTGNMLVDEQAALEAIFAETSLPICAHCEDETTVRANSAKFADTHDVADHSRIRDHQAAVIATRRAIELAHRHGHRFHVLHVSTADEVPLLVDHRGLITAEVCPHHLFFNVDDYARLGTLVQMNPSLKTSADCRGLWQALQDGLIQVIATDHAPHTLEEKKLPYSPGHGGSPSGLPAVENSLALLLNQVNQGRCTLQQVVHWMCDAPARVWDIMNKGRIEPGYDADLVLVDLNKTATIRNEEQETKNRWSPWHGETLTGWPVRTWVMGQEVFRADSSGSRINSQVRGQEATFDHARGGYWSTTSP
- a CDS encoding 3'-5' exonuclease, which translates into the protein MAKLFDQVLVVDIESTCWQGYPPAGQISEIIEVGLCPVDVKKLARLEKRSLLIKPIRSKISEFCTKLTTLTDEHFRAAGTLADAVGILKKEYRSPDRLWASWGDYDRRQFERVCKELTVPYPFGVGHLNIKTLFAVAYGDNGEMGLDEACERIGLPLEGTHHRGHDDAWNIAGIFCHLLQKFRLGGTLVA
- a CDS encoding cysteine desulfurase family protein → MRHLYLDYNSTTPIAPSVQESMLPFLAEHFGDPANNHSTGRACREAVADARGQLAHLLGADAEEIVFTSGGTESNNLALLGTMLRHQPGAGGHLIISAIEHDSVAEPAKFLERLGYDVTVVGVTGQGVVQPSAIQAALRDDTVLASIMHANHETGVIQPLRQIAEFCHARNVLLHTDASQSVGKIRTFVDELDVDLLTVAGHKVYAPKGIGALFVRRGVPLEPLLRGSGQERGLRGGIENTPAIVGLGRAAMLAARALEESPDRLEQLRDQLFSLLQAAIGDELILHGQLATRLPNTLSLSFPGVAAHELLARVPELCAHTCGGSHTDARANSPTLAAMGIDPQTARQTLRLSLGWYTAPEDISRAANLLLGAWESLRE